The sequence below is a genomic window from Escherichia marmotae.
ACTTTTTTCGTGCCTGCGGGCTGGTTTTCAGCTTCACCAGATGATCGCCTTTACCCAGTTTTCTGATCTCTTCATATTGCGCTCCCTTTCTGAGAGGGATCATCCAGTGGCGGTGTTCTCCCGCCTGGCTCCAGGCATTTAACAGTCCCAGTGAGTAATAACCTTTATCCATTAACGTCAGGGTGTTATCGCCGGTTTGTTCTATAAGTTGCTCAGCAAGCTCATTTTCGCTGTTCTTCATCGTGCCGAAGGCTGCAGCCGTCAGCAGATGGCTGGTCAGTTCCATCTGGCAGACCATTTTGACCTGCGGGTAGAGCGCCGGGTTCCCGGCATGTGTCTGGCGGGGGAAGGCTGCATCGTTCTCTGGTGTATCCGGTGTGCGCCAGAACACACCATCGATGGCCAGCAGGGTCAGGCCGCACCAGTGCGGATGCGGCGTGGTGTTATGCCAGAGCTGCGCTGTTTTCGGGAACACGCGGCGGACAGCCTCACTTCCCAGACGCTGGCGGGCCTGAATAACGGCACTGGGGGCAACGAAGGGGCGATTGCCCGGCAGCATGATGTCCAGGCGATTCACAATCTGGTGAAGAGGTTCTTTACGCTCAAGCGCCATGCCAACAATACACCAGACCATCATTTCGAGGGGAAGACGGCGCTTGCGTAGCGGTACAGTACCTGATTCGGCAAGGCAACGAGAGATGAGTTCGGGGTCGAGGCAATCCCCCAGAGAAGTCAGTGGGTTACGCAGAGAATCGTATCGGGATACCAAATCAAGGGCCTGTCCAATGAGCATAAAAAAATCCGGAAACGAGTGAGCGTTTCCGGATTCTTACACAGCCACTGGATCGGTCAACTGATCCTTAACTGATCGGCATTACCGCATTGGTGGCCATTAATTTGCCGAACATGGCCAGAGACATACCACGTTTCTGTACCGCTTCATCGAACATCACGTCCATGCAGCTTTGCAGACCAGCGATACCGCCCCATGCTTTCATGATGTTACCGGCTTTCATTTCAGGAGGGCATGGAGAGTGGTCAGAAACCAGGCAGTCGATTTCACCGTTGAACAGTTTTTCCCACATGCCGTTCTGGTTTTCCAAATCGCGGATCGGCGGTGAACACTTCGCCAGAGTGCCTATTTCTTCAAACTGATCGGTATCCAGCACAAAGTAATGCGGGCAGGATTCACAGGTAACGTCCTGACCTTCCTGGCGCGCACGAGTCACTTCTTCAACACCTTCCGGGCTGCTGATGTGGCAAACGTGCAGACGGCAACCGGCAACTTTTGCCAGATACAGTACGCGGCGAATCGCTTCCACTTCCGTAAATACCGGGCGCGAAGCGACATAGTCATGCGCGGTTACGCGGCCTTCACGCTTCGCTTCTTCGCCCAGTTCGTCACAGATCAGCGCGTTTTCGCAGTGCACCAGCACC
It includes:
- a CDS encoding IS4 family transposase, which translates into the protein MLIGQALDLVSRYDSLRNPLTSLGDCLDPELISRCLAESGTVPLRKRRLPLEMMVWCIVGMALERKEPLHQIVNRLDIMLPGNRPFVAPSAVIQARQRLGSEAVRRVFPKTAQLWHNTTPHPHWCGLTLLAIDGVFWRTPDTPENDAAFPRQTHAGNPALYPQVKMVCQMELTSHLLTAAAFGTMKNSENELAEQLIEQTGDNTLTLMDKGYYSLGLLNAWSQAGEHRHWMIPLRKGAQYEEIRKLGKGDHLVKLKTSPQARKKWPGLGNEVTARLLTVTHKGKVCHLLTSMTDAMRFPGGEMADLYSHRWEIELGYREIKQTMQLSRLTLRSKKPELVEQELWGVLLAYNLVRYQMIKMAEHLKGYWPNQLSFSESCGMLMRMLMTLQGASPGRIPELMRDLASMGQLVKLPTRRERAFPRAVKERPWKYPTAPKKSQSVA